A region of the Neomicrococcus lactis genome:
TACGGCCCCACGATGCCCTCGCCTGACAGCGTCTTGTAGAGCTTGTACAGACCTGAAGAGAAGACTGCCGGGATGGCAAGGAGGAACGAGTACCGGGTAGCGGCTTCACGGGTGTAGCCCATCAAAAGTCCACCGGTGATGGTGCCGCCGGAGCGTGACACACCCGGAATCAAAGCTAGGGCCTGGAACAAACCAAAGAAGATGCCGTGCTTGAAGGTCAGGTCCTGGAGGTGACGCTCTTGCTTGCCGATTGCATCCGCGACAGCCAAGAAGAGGCCAAAGACAATGAGCATGGTCGCCGTGATCCACAACGAGCGGAAAGACGTGTCAATGAGGTCCTGCAACAGGATGCCCAGGATGCCGATGGGAATGGAGCCGATGATGACCAGCCAGCCCATGCGTGCGTCTGGGTCGTCGCGAGAGACCTTTCCGGTCAACGAGCCGAACCAATGGCTAATGATTCGTACAATGTCGCGCCAGAAAAAGATGATGACGGCCAGTTCAGTACCCAGCTGCGTGATTGCAGTGAACGCGGCTCCTGGGTCCTGCGCTGAAGGCAAGAACTCACCAACAATGCGCAAGTGTGCACTCGACGAAATGGGCAAAAATTCTGTCAGGCCTTGTACTAGACCCAAAATAATGGCTTCGATCCAACTCACACGTGAACACTACTGCACAACCATGGAGAAATCGTTGACATAAACCACAGTCAGAAAAATGCTCGGGGTGTCTTCGCGCACAGTCTGCGAAAACACCCCGAGGTACTACCTAAAAAACTAACAAGTGACGCTAGGCCTTGACGTCTTCGTCGAACAAATCATCAGGTTCGTCGAGCTCATCGACGTCGTCAGAGTCGTCATCGTCCGATTCGTCGTCGTTCTCATCCGAATCGTCATCATACAAATCCAACGGCGTGACTTCTCCATACGCCTCGTACAGTGCGTCCTCATAGTC
Encoded here:
- a CDS encoding undecaprenyl-diphosphate phosphatase, encoding MSWIEAIILGLVQGLTEFLPISSSAHLRIVGEFLPSAQDPGAAFTAITQLGTELAVIIFFWRDIVRIISHWFGSLTGKVSRDDPDARMGWLVIIGSIPIGILGILLQDLIDTSFRSLWITATMLIVFGLFLAVADAIGKQERHLQDLTFKHGIFFGLFQALALIPGVSRSGGTITGGLLMGYTREAATRYSFLLAIPAVFSSGLYKLYKTLSGEGIVGPYGMGETLLATAIAFVVGFVMVGWLLRYISTHSFKAFVWYRIALGVILYILLATGVISA